CAGATAACACGTGTCACGGGACGAATCCCTCCGGAAGCCGCCTCCTATACTTGGCGACTATCTCCTCATCGCTCAGCCCGATGAACGGCATGAGTCCGTGGAGGCTGAGCGAGGGACACCCGGGAAGGAAGATCCCCCTGTCTCTGTGACTCCTCGCGCAGTCACCTATGACAAAAACGTATGACTTGGGAGGGTTATGCTCTGCCCGGATATCCAACGGATTATCTTTGCCAAGTATGAGGGTGATCCTCTCGACGGCGTCGAAGTCTTTTATTTTCTCCTCATCCGCGAGCCAAGGGTCAAGGCCGGTCCGCGTGAAGTGGCAGCATCCTTTGCAGCTTCCGCTCATGTACACGTCGATTTTCGGATGCAATCCAACAAGGCTGATGTCGCCCCTGCGGAAGTTCCTGCTCAGGCGCTCGACCCTCTCACCCTTCACCTCGATCCTGTCGGGTCTCCCTTCCCCGAGCCCTGCCACCGTGGCCTCACGGATGTACGCCACCTCGAACATCGGGTCGAAGCCCATGAGCCTCGCGCACACGGAGTCAACCGCCACCGGATCTTGGCCCACGACAATCGTGTTGAAATCCTTTATCAGATCGTGTCTGTACGGTGACCCCGGCCCTTGCCCTTGCATCGGCCAGAGAGCGTCCACGATAGAGAGATCGGGTTTGACCAGCCTCAGGAGGTCAACTATCTTCTGGTCTATGTCGTTTCGGTGGTACTTGATTTGTTCGCTCCAAGGAAGCATGCCCTGGCTCAACTTCATACTCGCGGTCATGCCGCACACCTTATGGGTCTTCATCTTGGCCAGGTACACAATCTTGTCTGCCTGAACCACGCACTGGGGCAGGTGAACGTCGCCACGCAACACACTGGCGCCAGGTATCCTCACGGTCAGCCTCACATCTCGCTCGAGGGGGACAACCTCGTCCACCCCCTCCCTCACGGCTGCATCATAGATCCCAGACCGCTTGAGAGACTCGAACGAGTCAGCCCTGATGCTAGACCTCTCGACCAGCGTGACGCTCCTGACCCTCGCCGCGTTCTTAAGGTACCTAACGACCGCTGCGACGACCCGCGGGTCGCTGGTAATACCTGAGTCCGCCGATACAGGCCAACACGCGTTCACTTTCAGGAGCACCCTGTCTCCAGGCTTGATGATGGAGTCGATGCCGCCTATGTGCACCAGACTCTCTTCTAGCATCTCATATACAGCGCTGACGGCGTCCTCCCCGTACTCCGCCGGCGAACCAGGTATCGCATCGCGATGGACCACAGCAACCACGGGCATTCCAACCAACTCCGCATCCTTTGTGATCTCTTTCCAGGCGCCCCCCGCTCGCCAGGCACCGCTGCTCACTGCCCCAACTCGCGACATGGGCCCGGACGCAACCGCCGCTCCAGCGTCAGATGGGCAAAGCCCCCGGCCTGCTGAGCTTCCGCATCCTGGGGCACGACCCGCTCGCCCAGATGCACGCCGCCCGCCGGCGCGCTGCCGTGTGCCGCTCGCGGGCGATTTCCGATCACCGCTTCATCAGTTCGCTCCCGTACAAGCCTGTGGGTTTGACGAGGAACACGAGAAGCATGATGACAAACGGCGCCATGTCAGCGATCGGGGCCCAGATCAGAAAGCCCAGCGAGACAACCTGTCCAATGATGAGCGACGATATCAGGGTGCCTTTGATGCTTCCCAGTCCCCCGATGATCACTATCATGAACGCCGTAGACATCAGCCTCAGGCCCATGTGCGGGTCAACCATGATGAGAGGCGCGTGGAGCCCACCCGCAAGCGCTGAGAGTCCGGCCGCTATGAGGAACATGATGGTGAACATCTTGTATATGTCTACGCCGAGTCCTTCTGTCTTCTCCGCATCCTCGATCCCGGCCCGAATCGCCTTGCCTATGATGGTTTTCTCGAGGAATAGCCACAGACACACGTACAGGACAACCACGAGACCCACTACAAAGAGCCGGTAAGTCGGCACCTCAGCCCCGAGAATGCTTATCTGGCCGGGAATAGGCGTAGCAACCGGGCGCGGTACCAGACCCCAGATATACTTGGTGATGCCTATGCCGGTCAGGAGAATCCCGAACGACGTGATCATACTGAACATGATGCCCTTTTCGTATATACGCCTGAAGACGACCTTCTCAACTATGAAGGCCACCGCGCAGCTGATCCCGATGCCGGCGAGGGTCCCAAGCCAGAAGTTACCCGACACCGAGCATATAGTGAACGTCAGGTATGCGCCGATAGTGTAGTACAGAAACTGGTCGATGCTGATTATCCTCATGAGGCCGTAGCATAGCGACAGACCTATCGAAAGAAGGAAGTAGATGCTGGCCATGCTAAGCCCGAACACGACTGAAGATATTACCTGACTGACACCCATTACTCATCCACCCTCTCTGCCACGCCACAGTCCGCTTGGGTCACGGTATTCCGTGACGCCGAGCCGCCCTGCTACAGGTCTCGTTCTAGATGATTATCGCGGGGAGAGCCATTTCTCAGAAGGCACGTCCGCACGACGTCGCCCGCACTCCCACCGCCCGCGAGCCCTCATTCCCACCTGCGTTTCTGCTACGGCTTCCGTCCCTCCGCGCCAGCAAGCCCAGGTGCGCGCCTTCGCATGAGCCGGTTCACCAGCGGACCCAGCGTGCCCACGATTCCCCTCTCACCGGCCAGCATCACGAGTACCAGGAGGAGCCCGACGACGAGTTCCCAGTACATTATGAACTTGCTGATGAGGTCCTTCATGCCAATGTAGACGAACGCCCCAACGAGCGGCCCCAACAGGGTGCCGACACCGCCAAGCAACCCAACGATGACGACCTCTGCTGCTCGCGTCAACTCAGTTAGGCCTGGGGAGACAAAGCCGAAGTAGATCGCGTAAAGTGATCCCGCAAGGGCCGCCACGGCGTTCGCGATCACAAACCCCAACCACTTGATCCTGAACGTGTTGTATCCAAGGAACTGGAGCTTCGGCTCGTTCACCTTGCCAGCGAGGCAGCACGCGCCGTACACCGTCGTATCTATATACCTGAAGAAGACCCATACCAGAACCGCTACGGCAAAAACGAAAATGAACAAGTCATTGGGATTCTTCAGGTCAAGCAGGGCTCCCTTCGTCATCCTAGCGAGATACCACAGGCCCGTGTCGCCCCGGGTGATCGAGACAAGTCCCTTCTGGAAGAGGAAGAACACAATCGCGCAGAACGCGAGATTGGCTAGAGTAAAGTAGCTGCTGCTTAGCCTCACCAGAAAAACCCCTACGAGCATGCTCACGACTATCCCGACCAAGACTCCCGCGAGGATGCCCACGTACGGGTTGGTCCCGACGTAGCTCAGGTACAAGGCGGTGCCGTATGCCCCGAGCCCGAGATATGCAGGCTGACCGAAAGAAACCAACCCCAGGTGGCCCATGAGGAAATTGAACGCCATGGCGTAGACTCCGAAGATCAACACATCCATGATGAACGGCCGCGGGAGGATGAACCTCAGTATCAATACGGCCACGAAAATCAGCACGATGCTCCCGTATTCCTTGAGCAGCTTGGTCATTCCACCTATCCCCTTCATCTCACGGCATGAATCTACAGCAAGTGTTTCTCAAAAGCCAGAGTCCTGATCTCGTTCGTGTCTGTGATCTCGGCGCAGATTTTCCCTTCCCTTATGATATAAAGCCTGTCCGCGACTTCGGCCACAACCGAAAGGTTCTGCTCAACCAGCACAAGGGTCATGGTCTCTTTCAGCTCGTTGAAGGTTCGTGCCAGGTCCTGCACCACGCTCGGCGAGAGCCCCTCGGTAGGCTCGTCAAGAAGGAGCACGTCGGGCTTGCCCAGGATAGCCCGCCCGATCATAAGCATCTGCCGCTCGCCGCCGCTTAAGTAAGCCCCCTTGCGGTTCATGAGCTGTTTTAGCTTGGGGAAATAGTGGATTACCTTGTCCCAGTCGTAATCCTTCATCGCATAACTGGAAAGCTGAAGGTTCTCCATCACTGTAAGGTCTGAAAACACGCCCTTGTCCTGAGGAATATACTTGAGGCCCTTTCGCACTATTTCGAATGAGCGAAGCCCGACGATGTCTTGTCCTTTGAAGACCACCCGCCCGCTGGATGGCTTGAGAAACCCGCCTATGGTCTTCATGAGGGTCGTTTTGCCAGCGCCGTTTCGTCCAACGACGCCGACGACCTCCCTTTCGGCCGCTTCTAGCGAGACATCGAAGAGCACTCTCGACTGCCCGTACGACACGTTGAGGTTCTTGACTTCCAGAATCGGATTGCCGGCCATGTTTTTCTCCGTCCTTATCGTAATATCGCCCAAATGGCTTGTCGCTGCCCCTAGTCGATCTGCCAGTAGCTTTTCCGCACTGCCGGGCTTTGGAGCACTTCTTCGAAGCCGCCGTCAGCTATGATCTGGCCTTCGGCGAGGACGGTGACTCGCTCGACGAACGTTTTCAGCTTTGTGATCTTGTGCTCCACGATCAGAATCGAGATCTTGCCAACATACTCCCTAAGGATGTCAATGGTCTCATCTATCTCTCTCTCGCTGAGCCCGGCAAAAGGCTCATCCAGCAACAGCACCTCTGGGTTCCCAATGAGCGCCATTGCCATCTCGAGCTTGCGCTTGTCACCGAGCGACAGGTTCTTTGTCTCCGTCTCTGCCACGCCTGCGAGGCCGAATCTCTCGAGTTGATCCCAGATCACCTTGTCGGCCACGCAATCCATCTTCGTGCAGAACATGTTCGCGATGGAGCTCTTTCTATGGGTCCTGAAATACGCGACCTTGAGGTTGTCAATCACCTTAAGGTTATCGAACGTGGAGGCGAGTTGAAACGTCCTTCTCACCCCAAGGCCTACTCTGTTCTGCGGAGGAAGCTTCGTTACATCCCTACCACCGTACAACACTGAGCCTTGGTCGGGAATGTAGGCTCCGGTAATGAGGTTGAAGAAAGTTGTCTTCCCGGCCCCGTTGGGCCCGATTATCGCTGCGGTCTCCCTCTGTCCGAGCCTATAGCTGACGTTATTGACGGCTGTGAATCCACCAAACCTTTTGGTTATGCCTCTTGTCTCTATCGC
The nucleotide sequence above comes from Bacillota bacterium. Encoded proteins:
- a CDS encoding DUF362 domain-containing protein gives rise to the protein MPVVAVVHRDAIPGSPAEYGEDAVSAVYEMLEESLVHIGGIDSIIKPGDRVLLKVNACWPVSADSGITSDPRVVAAVVRYLKNAARVRSVTLVERSSIRADSFESLKRSGIYDAAVREGVDEVVPLERDVRLTVRIPGASVLRGDVHLPQCVVQADKIVYLAKMKTHKVCGMTASMKLSQGMLPWSEQIKYHRNDIDQKIVDLLRLVKPDLSIVDALWPMQGQGPGSPYRHDLIKDFNTIVVGQDPVAVDSVCARLMGFDPMFEVAYIREATVAGLGEGRPDRIEVKGERVERLSRNFRRGDISLVGLHPKIDVYMSGSCKGCCHFTRTGLDPWLADEEKIKDFDAVERITLILGKDNPLDIRAEHNPPKSYVFVIGDCARSHRDRGIFLPGCPSLSLHGLMPFIGLSDEEIVAKYRRRLPEGFVP
- a CDS encoding branched-chain amino acid ABC transporter permease, giving the protein MGVSQVISSVVFGLSMASIYFLLSIGLSLCYGLMRIISIDQFLYYTIGAYLTFTICSVSGNFWLGTLAGIGISCAVAFIVEKVVFRRIYEKGIMFSMITSFGILLTGIGITKYIWGLVPRPVATPIPGQISILGAEVPTYRLFVVGLVVVLYVCLWLFLEKTIIGKAIRAGIEDAEKTEGLGVDIYKMFTIMFLIAAGLSALAGGLHAPLIMVDPHMGLRLMSTAFMIVIIGGLGSIKGTLISSLIIGQVVSLGFLIWAPIADMAPFVIMLLVFLVKPTGLYGSELMKR
- a CDS encoding branched-chain amino acid ABC transporter permease — translated: MTKLLKEYGSIVLIFVAVLILRFILPRPFIMDVLIFGVYAMAFNFLMGHLGLVSFGQPAYLGLGAYGTALYLSYVGTNPYVGILAGVLVGIVVSMLVGVFLVRLSSSYFTLANLAFCAIVFFLFQKGLVSITRGDTGLWYLARMTKGALLDLKNPNDLFIFVFAVAVLVWVFFRYIDTTVYGACCLAGKVNEPKLQFLGYNTFRIKWLGFVIANAVAALAGSLYAIYFGFVSPGLTELTRAAEVVIVGLLGGVGTLLGPLVGAFVYIGMKDLISKFIMYWELVVGLLLVLVMLAGERGIVGTLGPLVNRLMRRRAPGLAGAEGRKP
- a CDS encoding ABC transporter ATP-binding protein, whose amino-acid sequence is MAGNPILEVKNLNVSYGQSRVLFDVSLEAAEREVVGVVGRNGAGKTTLMKTIGGFLKPSSGRVVFKGQDIVGLRSFEIVRKGLKYIPQDKGVFSDLTVMENLQLSSYAMKDYDWDKVIHYFPKLKQLMNRKGAYLSGGERQMLMIGRAILGKPDVLLLDEPTEGLSPSVVQDLARTFNELKETMTLVLVEQNLSVVAEVADRLYIIREGKICAEITDTNEIRTLAFEKHLL
- a CDS encoding ABC transporter ATP-binding protein — encoded protein: MSTNNAAIETRGITKRFGGFTAVNNVSYRLGQRETAAIIGPNGAGKTTFFNLITGAYIPDQGSVLYGGRDVTKLPPQNRVGLGVRRTFQLASTFDNLKVIDNLKVAYFRTHRKSSIANMFCTKMDCVADKVIWDQLERFGLAGVAETETKNLSLGDKRKLEMAMALIGNPEVLLLDEPFAGLSEREIDETIDILREYVGKISILIVEHKITKLKTFVERVTVLAEGQIIADGGFEEVLQSPAVRKSYWQID